The bacterium genome segment GGGAGATGGTCCTGCAGACCATGGTGGGCGTCGTTGACACCATCATGATCGGCCAGGCGCTTGGGAAGAACGGCGTGGCGTCGGTGGCCCTCGGCGGCGGCGTGGTCTGGCCGGTTCTCTTCCTCCTGACCAGTGTTGGGGTGGGGACCACGGCGGTGGTGGCGCGCCTGTGGGGCCGTCGCGACCGTGACGGGGCGCGGTTCATCGGCGGCCAGTCCATGCTTGTGGCCCTCGGCTTCGGCCTCTTCCTCTCCGTGATAGGCCCCTTCCTCCTCCCCCTGCTTCTCTCGCTCTACAAGGCCGAGCCGTCGGTGATGGCCGACGCCGCCTCGTACATGCGCATCCTGTGCTACGCCGGCCTGCCGTGGGTGGTGACCATGGTGGGCGCGTCGGTGATGCGCGGCTTCGGCGACAACGTCCGGCCCCTGGTCATCACCCTCATCGCCAACCTCTTGAACGTCGCCTTCAACTACGTCTTCATCTACGGCCTCGGTCCCATCGAGCCCATGGGGGTCGCCGGGGCCGCCCTCGGCTCCTCGCTCTCCATGACCGTCGCCGGGGTCGCCACGGTGGTCATCCTCTACTTCGGGTTCACCAAGGAGCGGCTGAAGGTCACCGAAACGGTGCGACCGGACTGGTCCGCCGTCCGCCGCATCTTCCACGTCGGCACGCCGGCCATGTTCGAGCAGGGCGTTTTCCGCGTGGGGCAGATGGTCTCCGTCTGGATCGTGAGCCAGTTGGGGACGGTGGCTCTGGCGGCCAACCAGGTCGGCATCCAGGTGGAGAGCCTTTCCTTCATGCCGGGCTGGGGGCTGGCGCTGGCCTCCACGACCCTGGTGGGGCAGTACCTGGGCGCGGGGGAGCCGGAGCTGGCGGAGAAGGCGGGCTGGCGTTCGGTCATCGTCGCCATGGTCCTCATGGGCGCGATGGGGGTGGTCTTCGCGCTCTTCGCCCGCGACCTTGTGGGGGTCTTCATAGACGAGAGCGCGACCGGGTTCAAGCTCTTGCACACCGGCGCCGCGGCCATGGTGCACTCCGGGCAGGGCTGGTTCGAGAAGGTGCCCGCCCTCTTCCCACCGGCGCCTTCGGGCCAGGTGCTTTCCACCGGCGCGATGCTCATCACCATCGCCGCCCTCGAGCAGCCGGCGCTGGCCATCATGACGACCCTGACCGGCGGCCTGCGCGGGGCGGGCGACACGCGCTGGACCCTGGCCTTGGCCGCCATCGGCTTCTGGGGGCTGCGTATCCCCTTCTCCCTTCTGGCCGTGTACGTGTTCAAGTGGGGGATCGTCGGGTTCTGGGCCCTGTCGGTACTGGCGTTCTACATCCGCGCCGGGCTGTCCTATTGGCGGTTTGCCGGCGGCAAATGGAAGCGGTTGAAGGTGTGAGGGTCTGCGGTTTCAGCTTCGTCCGCAACGCCCTGGAGAACGACTACCCCGTCGTGGAGGCGGTGCGGAGCGTCCTGCCGCTCACCGACGAGTTCCAGCTGGTGGTCGCCCGTTCCACCGACGGCACGCTGGATTTTCTCCGAGCCGAGCTCGCCGACCCGCGCGTGGTAATCACCGAGGCGCCCTGGGATGAATCGCTGCGCACCGGAGGCCGAATCCTGGCCCGGCTGACCGACATCGCCCTGGAGCGCTGCACCGGCGACTGGGGCCTTTACGTCCAGGCCGACGAGGCGATACACGAACGCTACCACCCGGCCGTGCGCGCCTGCATGGAGCACCACCTGGCCGACTATGAAGTCCAAGGGCTCCTGTTCCGCTTCCGCCACTTCTACGGTGGCTACGGCACCATCCACACCGGGCGGAAGTGGTACCGCCGCGAGGTGCGGGTGATCCGGCTCGGCATAGGGCTGAAATCCTGGGGCGACGCCATGGGCTTCCGCTTCCCCAACGGACGGAAGCCGGGGGTGGTCTGGGCCGCCGACGCGGAGGTATTCCACTACGGCTGGGCCCGCCCCGAGGGGTCCTTCCGCGTCAAGCAGCGGAGCTTCACTCAGCTCTACGTGGACGACGACACTCAGCTTGAGGGGCAACTCACCGGACCCGACGAGCCGGTTTATAAAAACTCGCGCTACATCGTCCCCTTCACCGGGACCCATCCGGCGCCGATGTCGGCGCGTGTCGCCGCCGCGCGAACATCGCTTTTTGCCGGGGGCATAGCTCGCTGCGCTCGGTTATCCGGCCCCTATACTGATACGTTGGGTCGGCGCGCGCTGGAGTGGATCGAGCGCCGCCTTGGGGTGCGCTTCGGCGAGGCGAGGAATTTCCGTCTCCTGCGGGGAAAGCCGGGCCTCGCCGGGTATCCCGCCGTACCCCTGCCCTTCGACGAGCCCCCCGCCCTCTGACGGGCGTCGCGCGATAAAAAAAGGATGGCCGGGCCATCCTTCTTTCGTAAGCGATTCCATCAAAGACAGTAGACGTTCACGAAGAGGAAGCCCTTCACGTCGGGGTCCAGCCCATCATGACCCAGGGGGAAGGCGATGGGCACTTCGATGTGGAACGAAAGCCAATCGGTGACGCGGGCGGTGATCCCCGGCTCGAAGGTGATGGAGAAGACGCCGGAGGGTCCGAAACCTTCCCCCGTGGTGAGGGCGTCCCAGGGGGCCTGTTGGTATTCGGCGCCCAGGAGGGCGGTGACGTAAAGCTCGTGCAGGGTGAAGTTGGAGCGCCAACCCGTGAAGACCCCGGCACGCAGGTTCCAACCGTCGTGGATGTCGGAGTAGAGGTACGAGACGCGCCCGCCGACGTAGAACCAGTGGTCGTAATAGCCGACGTCCGCGCGGGGACCGATGTTGAGGAAGCCGTTAAAGGCCTGGACGACATTCAGCATGACGCCGCCCTTCAGCTCGAGGCCGGTTCTCCTCCCCGCCGTCACGGGGGTGAGGAGGGCCAGGATGATTACGCAGGCGATAATCCTTCGCATCCCGCATCACCACCGGGGCGCGTGAAAACACGGCCCCACAGGTTCCTTTCCGTGGTCAAGCTCGCGCTACCTTTTCTGCTCAGGCGGCCGGTGGGGGAAGTTCGACTCGGGCCTGGGCTCCGGCTTCGGTTCGACCTTGCCCTTCTCTCCGCCGCCGCCACCCGGTTTCGCCAGGTTGACCAGAGAAGCGAGGCGGTTCTTGTACCCCTCGGACTTGCCCATGTCTATGAAACCATGGACGATAGCCTTCTCCGCGATGGTCAGCGACTCGGTGCGAACGTCGCCGATTATCTCGGCGGTCTCCTCGATCTCGGCGGACATGGGCGAGACGAGGTTGCCGTGGATCTTCCCACCGATGACGCTGCGGTTGGCCTCCACCTCGGCCGTGACCTCGGCGGAGCGGCCCACGTAGAAGGCGTCGCACTTGATGGTGCCCTTGAAGATGCCGTCAATGCGGAGGCTGCCCTGGACGGAGATGTTGCCCTCGAAGATGGTGCCCTCGCCGACGATGGAGTGCACGCCGGAGGATCCGCGGTCGAACTTTTTCTCTTCTTTGGTCATCAGGCCTCGCTTTACTGGGATGGCTGCCGTAACTTGTTGAAAAGACTATTCCTCTAAAAACGGCGTGGGATCTATGGGGATGTCGTCCCGCCGTATCTCGTAGTGCAGGTGGGGGCTCGTGCTGGCTCCTGTATTTCCGGAGAGCGCAATGTGCTGACCCCTCACAACCTTATCTCCGACCTTGACCAGGAGCTTGGAGTTGTGGCCGTAGGTGGTGGTGTACCCGGAGTCGTGGCTGATGACGACCTTCAGTCCGTAATGCCTGTCCTCTCCGGCGAAGACGACCACTCCGGCCGCCGTGGCGGAGACCTGTCTCCCCTCGTCGCAGGCGAGGTCTATTCCGGCGTGCTTGTCATCCCCGGCGGGAACGAATCCCCGCGTTATCCAGCCCCGCAGCGGCCAGCCCTGGGGCGTGGACAGCCCCTGTACCGCCGCCCGGGCCACGTAAGCCGCCAGTTCGCTGGTCCTCCCTTCGGTGAGCCGCGCCGCCGGACCGGTCGGGAATGTGCCCTTGAGTCTCTCGGAGAGATCGAGCGCTTCCGGCTCCTCGCCGGGCACGTAAGGCACCGCCGAGGTGAGTATCCTCTCCGCCTCCGCCCGCCGCTCCTCGGCCATGTCAATTCCCAGCATACCGCGCAGGCGGCTGACTATCTCCTCGCCCAGGGTCATCTCCCGCTCGAGGTCCTCGACCAGCGACAGCTCCTTCCGGAGATCTTCGTTCTCGACCCGCAGGCGTTTGAGCTCGACGAAATTGAACTGGTCCATCCCCAGTGTTATCCCGAAGGATAGAAGAACGGTGATGACGATGGCGGCGAAGGCGATCAGGCTCACCAGGGAGGCGCCGATTATAAGGGCCCTCCTCTTTAGCTCGGTGAGCCGGAAAATCCTGTGCCTCCCCGTCGAACGGGGGATGATGTGGATTTCCCACTCTGGCTGTTTTTTGCCCAATGTGGTCAACGCGCGCGCGAGCGTCCGGGATGTGCGTTTGTTTGCGGAGCCGGTCGCCTCTTAGCCGGGGGACCGGCCGGTCAGCTTTTCGATGATCCCCGCCAGCTCGTCGGGGGAGTAGTACTCGATGATTATCCGCCCGCGCCCCGTCTTGAGGTGGCGAATTTTCACCTGTGTGCCGATCCGGCGCTGCAGCTCTTCCTCGAAGAGGACGAGGTCGGGGTCCCTCTTAGTTTCCCGCCGGGTCTTAGACAAGGGGTTTAAACCCCTTGTTCCACCTTCCCCGCTTCCGGGCTCGGTCGGGGTTTCGCCGGGGGCGTAGCTCGCTTCGCTCGGTTCGCTCGGTTCGGCCGCCGCCTGATCGGCGATGAGCATCTCCAGTTCGCGGACCGTCAGGTCCCTTTCCACGACCAGCTCACCCAGGGCCTGCGCCACCTCGGGGGGTTCCAGGGAGGCCAGGAGCCTCCCGTGCCCCGGGGTGATGAGCCCCGCGTCCAGTAATTCCCGGACCTTCTCCGGCAGCTTTAAAAGTCTCAGGGTGTTGGAGACTTGCTCCCGGGAGACACCGAGCCCCCGCCCCAACTCGGCCTGGGTGAGGCCGAACCGCTCGATCAGCTCCTTCAACCCCTGGGCCAGCTCGATGGGCCGCAGGTCCTCCCGCTGGAGGTTCTCCAACAGAGTCAGGGTGAGCGCGTTGCGATCGTCCACGGCGCGGACGATGATCGGAACCCGCTCGAGCCCGGCCATCTTGGCGGCTCTCAGGCGCCTCTCGCCGGCGATGACCTGATAACGGCCCTCCTCACCGGCCTTTGGCCGGACCAAAATCGGCTGGAGGATGCCCTGGGCTCGGATAGAGGCCGCCAGCCCCTCCAGGCTCTCGGGGGGGAAGTACCGGCGCGGCTGGAGGGGATTCGGCTCGATACGGTCGAGCTCAACCTCCCCCTCGGCCGGCACGGCTCGCCGTCCCGGGGTCGTATCGGCCAGGTTGCCCAGGAGGTCGTCCAGCCCGCGGGCCAGCCCGCGCCTGGGATCCCGGGGGCTCATCGCGCCCCTGTCGGTTGAAGCATCAGCTCCTGGGCCAGCGCGATGTAGCTCTGGGCCCCCTTGCTGGCGAGGGCGTACTCGATGACCGGCATCCCGCGGCTCGGCGCCTCGGAAAGCCGCACGTTGCGCGGGATTACGGTCTGGTAAACCTTGTCCTTGAAGTGCCGGCGAACCTCGGCCTCCACATCGGTGGAGAGGCGGGTTCTCGAATCCCCCATCGTCAGCAAAAAGCCCTCTATCTCCAGGGGGTGGCCGAGGCGCTTCTGAACGTACTCCACCGCCCGCAGGAGCTGGGTCAGGCCCTCCAGGGCGTAGTACTCGGCCTGGACCGGGATAAGGATGCTCTGCGCCGCCAACAGGGCGTTGAGGGTCAGAATGCCCAGGGACGGGGGGCAGTCGAAGATAACGAAGTCGAAATTTGTGAGCCGGTTCACCGCTTTGGAGAGCCGGTAGGGCGCGTCTTTCGCGTGCAAGAGGTCGCGCTCGAGGCCGATCATCTCGGGGACGCTGGGGGAGATGAAGAGGTATTCGGAGTCTGTGGGCCGGATCGTCTCCTCCAGGTCGACACGGTTTAGAAGAGCGTCGAGAACGGTGGGCCTGGAATCCCTCTCGAATACGCCCAGCCCCGAGGCGGCGTTCCCCTGGGGGTCAACGTCCACGATGAGCACGCGCCGTCCCGCGGCGGCCAGGGAGGCCCCGAGGTTGATGGCGGTGGTGGTTTTGCCCACACCGCCCTTCTGGTTGGCGATGGCTATCCGTCGGCTCATTTACTCCGCCACAGGAGTCTGCGCGGGCTGTAATCCTCGGGATGGGGGAAGAGCTCGGCGTAGTTCGCCCGGCTCCACCCCTCGGGCGCGGTCGTGCCCGGTCCGGTGAGGGCGATGTAGAGGCCCCCCGTCGTCAGATGGGGAGCCGCCTTCCTCCACCCCTCCTCGGGAGGCCAGACGGCCCGGGAGAAGGCGGCCCGCCAGAGACGATGTCTACGCGGACCTTCCTCGAGTTCCTCCAGACGGGCGTTCTCGACCTCGAAGCCGCCGGTCCCCCGGTCGGCCAGGAGCGCCGCCACCCGTCGCAGGAAGCCGGCCTTGCGCGTGTTGGACTCGACCAGCACCAGGTCTAAACCGGGTGCCAGGAGGGCGAGGGCAACGGATACGAGTCCGGCCCCGGCTCCGAGGTCAGCCACCGTTTGCCGGGGGCATAACTCGGTTCGCCGGGGGCGTAGCTCGGTTTGCCCGGGGCATAGCTCGCTTCGCTCGCTTCGCTCGGTTCCGTAGCCGGCCTCTATAATCCGGGTCAGCGCGGCGGCGTCAACCAGGGCGTCGGCGAGGAGATCAGCGGGATCGCTTGTGCGGGAGACCAGATTGATCCGGCGGTTCCACCGGACGATGAGTTCCAGGAATTCAACGAGTGTCGCCGACGAAGGAACGGGCATCACGCTCTCGACAACCTCGAGGGCGCGGCTGAAACGCGGCGAGTCTAGCACATCTGGGGTCGAAAAGTCCACCGCATCACCGTGTCCAGGACACGTCGGTCTCGAACTCCGGGGTGTTCGTCACCCGGCGAATGAAGTCCCCCCCGAAGGTGAAAATACACAGGTCGCTGGTGCCCTCCTGGTCGCTCACGACGCAGATGTACTCCCCGTCGGGGGAGAAGCAGGGCGAGTACACGTTCCACTCTTCGTTCTCGATGACCGTACCGTGCTCGGTGGGGGAGTCGAAGTTGCAGTAGGCTATCTCGGGGTTCCCGTTAATCATCGTTTCGTAGATGACGTACTTCCCGTCGGCCGAGAAGCTGGGTTTGGAAACGTCGCCTTCCTCGTCGGTCAGGCGCCGCAGCGGTTCCACGCCGGTCATGTCCACGGCGTAGAGATCGTAGGCGCCCGGCTGATCGCTCGCGAAGGCGACGAAGCGCCCGTCGGGCCGGACCACCGGATCGGTGTCGTTGGACTTGGAGTGGGTCAGGCGCTCCGGTTCCTGGTCCAGGTTTTCCAGGTCGAGCTTGTATATCTCCAGGTCGCCGCTGGGATCGGAGGCGTACACGACGTACCGCCCGTCGGGGGTCACCGAGGGGGAGATGTCCCGCGCCTTGTCGTGGGTGAGCTGGGTGATCTTGGGTTCGGGCCCGGGTTCGACCAGCACCAGTTCGTAGTTCCCGTAGATGTTGGCCACGGCCACGAATCTTTCCCCGTCGGGGAGTATGCAGGCGTCTGAGATGGAGCTGGCGCCGCGGAGGGTCTCTTTATCGGTGAGCACCTCCCGGTTCTCGCCCTGGGGGTCGATCCGCATGACGTGTATTCCGCCCTCGTACGCCGTGGCGTAGACTATCTTCCCCGCCAATTGGAGGTAGGGGTTGACGCTGGGTCCGCAGCCCACGATTGCTACCAGGGCGAGGGACAGGGGGATGAACAGTTTTTTCACTCCGGCTCCTTCCCGGTGGAGAAGAGTTTCGCCGCGGCCAGGGCCGCGCCGTACGCGACCGCGTAGCTCGGTTCAGGCAGCACACGCACCGGCAGCCCCAGAGTGGCGAAGGCTTCCCGGAGCGCCGCCACGACCAGAGCGTTGTTGGACACGCCGCCCGCCAGGACCAACCCGCCGTTCCCAGGCATCCCC includes the following:
- a CDS encoding class I SAM-dependent methyltransferase; the encoded protein is MDFSTPDVLDSPRFSRALEVVESVMPVPSSATLVEFLELIVRWNRRINLVSRTSDPADLLADALVDAAALTRIIEAGYGTERSERSELCPGQTELRPRRTELCPRQTVADLGAGAGLVSVALALLAPGLDLVLVESNTRKAGFLRRVAALLADRGTGGFEVENARLEELEEGPRRHRLWRAAFSRAVWPPEEGWRKAAPHLTTGGLYIALTGPGTTAPEGWSRANYAELFPHPEDYSPRRLLWRSK
- a CDS encoding ParA family protein; this encodes MSRRIAIANQKGGVGKTTTAINLGASLAAAGRRVLIVDVDPQGNAASGLGVFERDSRPTVLDALLNRVDLEETIRPTDSEYLFISPSVPEMIGLERDLLHAKDAPYRLSKAVNRLTNFDFVIFDCPPSLGILTLNALLAAQSILIPVQAEYYALEGLTQLLRAVEYVQKRLGHPLEIEGFLLTMGDSRTRLSTDVEAEVRRHFKDKVYQTVIPRNVRLSEAPSRGMPVIEYALASKGAQSYIALAQELMLQPTGAR
- a CDS encoding M23 family metallopeptidase — translated: MAEERRAEAERILTSAVPYVPGEEPEALDLSERLKGTFPTGPAARLTEGRTSELAAYVARAAVQGLSTPQGWPLRGWITRGFVPAGDDKHAGIDLACDEGRQVSATAAGVVVFAGEDRHYGLKVVISHDSGYTTTYGHNSKLLVKVGDKVVRGQHIALSGNTGASTSPHLHYEIRRDDIPIDPTPFLEE
- a CDS encoding ParB/RepB/Spo0J family partition protein, whose protein sequence is MSPRDPRRGLARGLDDLLGNLADTTPGRRAVPAEGEVELDRIEPNPLQPRRYFPPESLEGLAASIRAQGILQPILVRPKAGEEGRYQVIAGERRLRAAKMAGLERVPIIVRAVDDRNALTLTLLENLQREDLRPIELAQGLKELIERFGLTQAELGRGLGVSREQVSNTLRLLKLPEKVRELLDAGLITPGHGRLLASLEPPEVAQALGELVVERDLTVRELEMLIADQAAAEPSEPSEASYAPGETPTEPGSGEGGTRGLNPLSKTRRETKRDPDLVLFEEELQRRIGTQVKIRHLKTGRGRIIIEYYSPDELAGIIEKLTGRSPG
- a CDS encoding MATE family efflux transporter; the encoded protein is MVREENLILDARHLNGNILRLALPAVGEMVLQTMVGVVDTIMIGQALGKNGVASVALGGGVVWPVLFLLTSVGVGTTAVVARLWGRRDRDGARFIGGQSMLVALGFGLFLSVIGPFLLPLLLSLYKAEPSVMADAASYMRILCYAGLPWVVTMVGASVMRGFGDNVRPLVITLIANLLNVAFNYVFIYGLGPIEPMGVAGAALGSSLSMTVAGVATVVILYFGFTKERLKVTETVRPDWSAVRRIFHVGTPAMFEQGVFRVGQMVSVWIVSQLGTVALAANQVGIQVESLSFMPGWGLALASTTLVGQYLGAGEPELAEKAGWRSVIVAMVLMGAMGVVFALFARDLVGVFIDESATGFKLLHTGAAAMVHSGQGWFEKVPALFPPAPSGQVLSTGAMLITIAALEQPALAIMTTLTGGLRGAGDTRWTLALAAIGFWGLRIPFSLLAVYVFKWGIVGFWALSVLAFYIRAGLSYWRFAGGKWKRLKV
- a CDS encoding polymer-forming cytoskeletal protein; this encodes MTKEEKKFDRGSSGVHSIVGEGTIFEGNISVQGSLRIDGIFKGTIKCDAFYVGRSAEVTAEVEANRSVIGGKIHGNLVSPMSAEIEETAEIIGDVRTESLTIAEKAIVHGFIDMGKSEGYKNRLASLVNLAKPGGGGGEKGKVEPKPEPRPESNFPHRPPEQKR